The following coding sequences lie in one Vigna radiata var. radiata cultivar VC1973A unplaced genomic scaffold, Vradiata_ver6 scaffold_228, whole genome shotgun sequence genomic window:
- the LOC106753394 gene encoding folate synthesis bifunctional protein, mitochondrial, with translation MSILKYLETSRHKVFAARKYLKVLGFSSFHTSPNSSVELHSQEEEVVIALGSNVGDRLHNFKEALKLMRNSGINITRHACLYETAPAYVTDQPRFINSAVRAVTKLGPHELLSKLKRIEKDLGRTDGIRYGPRPIDLDILFYGKYKVSSDILTIPHERIWERPFVMAPLMDLLGSAIDSDAVAAWHSFSGHSGGLSGLWEDLGSESLIGKEGMYRVIPVASGLLDWSRRTSVMGILNVTPDSFSDGGNFLSVESAVSQVRLMISEGADMIDIGAQSTRPMASRISVEEELGRLIPILEAVVSMPEAEGKLISVDTFYSEVALEAVSKGAHLINDVSAGQLDSNMFKVMADLDVPYVAMHMRGDPSTMQNSENLKYDNVCKEISSELYSRVREAEISGIPAWRIIIDPGIGFSKKTEQNLEILFGLSDIRKEIGTRSLSISHAPMLIGPSRKRFLGEICPRPAAERDHATIAAVTAGVLGGANIVRVHNVKANLDAVKLCDAILRQKSSHMNSRL, from the exons ATGAGTATTTTGAAGTATCTGGAGACGTCCAGGCATAAGGTTTTTGCTGCAAGAAAGTATCTTAAAg TACTCGGTTTTTCCTCTTTCCACACATCTCCAAATTCCTCTGTAGAACTTCACTCACAAGAAGAGGAAGTAGTGATTGCTTTGGGAAGTAATGTAGGTGACAGGCTGCACAACTTTAAGGAAGCCTTGAAGTTAATGAGAAACTCAGGCATTAACATCACAAGACATGCTTGCCTGTATGAGACAGCCCCGGCATATGTCACTGATCAACCTCGATTTATCAATTCAGCAGTTAGAGCTGTTACTAAACTTGGTCCACATGAATTATTGTCCAAGCTAAAAAGAATTGAGAAGGACTTGGGCCGAACAGATGGCATAAGGTATGGTCCAAGGCCAATTGACTTAGACATTTTATTCTATGGTAAATATAAAGTCAGTTCTGATATCCTCACTATACCTCATGAAAGAATTTGGGAAAGGCCATTTGTTATGGCCCCCTTGATGGATTTATTGGGATCAGCTATTGACAGTGATGCAGTTGCTGCCTGGCATTCATTTTCAGGCCATTCTGGTGGACTCTCTGGATTATGGGAAGATTTAGGCAGTGAGTCCCTTATTGGAAAGGAAGGTATGTATAGGGTAATTCCTGTTGCAAGTGGGTTACTTGATTGGTCACGGAGAACTTCTGTCATGGGGATCCTTAATGTGACCCCAGATAGTTTCAGTGATGGGGGAAATTTCCTGTCTGTGGAGTCAGCTGTTTCTCAGGTTCGGTTAATGATTTCAGAAGGAGCAGATATGATTGATATTGGGGCACAGTCTACTCGGCCAATGGCTAGTAGGATCTCTGTTGAAGAAGAATTAGGTAGATTAATACCAATCCTAGAAGCTGTAGTGTCAATGCCTGAGGCTGAAGGAAAGCTCATATCTGTGGATACTTTCTACTCTGAAGTTGCTTTAGAAGCAGTGAGTAAAGGGGCTCATCTTATAAATGATGTATCTGCTGGGCAGTTAGATAGTAACATGTTTAAGGTAATGGCAGATCTTGATGTTCCTTATGTTGCAATGCACATGAGGGGGGACCCGTCTACAATGCAAAATAGTGAAAACCTGAAGTATGATAATGTCTGTAAAGAAATATCATCAGAATTATACTCACGGGTCAGAGAAGCAGAGATTTCAGGAATACCAGCATGGAGGATTATCATTGACCCTGGCATTGGGTTCTCAAAGAAAACCGAACAAAATTTGGAAATCCTCTTTGGACTATCTGATATCAGAAAAGAGATTGGCACAAGAAGTTTGTCCATATCTCATGCTCCCATGCTAATTGGACCCTCCAGAAAGAGATTTTTAGGTGAAATTTGCCCTCGTCCTGCGGCCGAGAGGGATCATGCTACAATTGCTGCTGTCACAGCTGGTGTTTTAGGAGGGGCTAATATTGTTAGGGTGCATAATGTCAAAGCTAATCTAGATGCCGTGAAGCTATGTGATGCAATTCTAAGACAGAAAAGTTCTCACATGAATTCTCGACTTTGA
- the LOC106753407 gene encoding peptidyl-prolyl cis-trans isomerase E: MAMTQGVQKNTLYVGGLAEEVNESILHAAFIPFGDIKDVKTPLDQATQKHRSFGFVTFLEREDATAAMDNMDGAELYGRVLTVNYALPERIKGGEQGWAAQPIWADADTWFERQQQEEEMRRIEAENRAAMQAAEDLHRKQVAEQREGEKEEEIEIKDDPMAKAEAEVLRQ, translated from the exons ATGGCGATGACGCAAGGGGTGCAGAAGAACACGCTGTACGTGGGAGGGTTAGCCGAAGAGGTCAACGAGTCAATCCTCCACGCCGCCTTCATCCCCTTCGGCGACATCAAGGACGTCAAGACGCCACTCGACCAGGCTACGCAGAAGCACCGCTCATTCGGCTTCGTCACCTTTCTCGAACGCGAAGATGCCACCGCCGCCATGGACAACATGGACGGTGCTGAGCTTTATGGCCGCGTCCTCACCGTCAACTATGCCCTCCCCGAACGCATCAAAGGCGGTGAACAGGGCTGGGCCGCCCAACCTA TTTGGGCGGATGCCGATACCTGGTTTGAGCGCCAGCAGCAGGAGGAGGAGATGCGGCGGATTGAGGCAGAGAATCGCGCGGCAATGCAGGCGGCGGAGGATTTGCACCGAAAACAAGTGGCTGAACAGCGAGAGGgagagaaggaagaggaaaTTGAGATCAAGGATGATCCTATGGCCAAGGCTGAAGCTGAGGTTCTACGACAATAG